A genome region from Physeter macrocephalus isolate SW-GA chromosome 4, ASM283717v5, whole genome shotgun sequence includes the following:
- the CRNN gene encoding LOW QUALITY PROTEIN: cornulin (The sequence of the model RefSeq protein was modified relative to this genomic sequence to represent the inferred CDS: inserted 5 bases in 4 codons; deleted 2 bases in 2 codons; substituted 1 base at 1 genomic stop codon), with translation HPPWGRDADLASSSPQKPHDPATVDEVLHPLDEDDTGTVEFKEFLVLVFKVALACFKTLSESPEGACGSQKSGSGTPAASQEPGGQRSGTAVGRAEKRQGDEGRSSTQSEQASRGQGGPGSQTPGQYISSAQVSRRDRQSESQRQEGASQQMQARGHVQQTQRVREDKSPQTRERRAEMQSQTREXDRAHRTSGTVTGTIPQTQTGATQTVEQDRSHQTGSASIQPRESTXEEETHSQGKSQTSQVVTEGHIQTQAGSQTQTHTQTMEQDRSHQTGSASIQPQESTCGQTRETETHGQDRHQTSQXVTGGHIQTQGGATQAVEQERSQTASHTGAREQSQTQKQSGSGQRWTQVINXEAGETVLGGQAQTGASTVTGGQDRSSTLPPCSVTGGQGESEPTVVKREWVDDHTREIVIQRQDQGSLHTSVPSAQGQAVAQXEGKRGLTARGLYSYFRSSKP, from the exons CATCCTCCTTGGGGGAGGGATGCTGATTTAGCCTCTTCTTCTCCCCAGAAACCCCACGATCCGGCCACTGTGGATGAAGTCCTGCACCCACTGGATGAAGACGACACAGGGACAGTAGAATTCAAGGAATTCTTGGTCTTGGTGTTTAAAGTCGCCCTGGCCTGTTTCAAGACACTGAGTGAGAGTCCTGAGGGAGCGTGTGGCTCTCAGAAATCTGGAAGCGGCACTCCTGCGGCCTCCCAAGAGCCAGGAGGACAGAGAAGTGGCACTGCAGTGGGAAGGGCTGAGAAGAGACAAGGAGATGAGGGGAGAAGCAGCACACAGAGTGAGCAGGCTTCCAGG GGACAGGGCGGGCCTGGGTCTCAGACCCCAGGTCAGTACATCAGCTCTGCTCAGGTCAGTCGTCGGGACAGGCAGTCT GAGTCCCAGAGACAGGAGGGAGCCAGCCAGCAGATGCAAGCAAGGGGCCATGTACAGCAGACCCAGAGAGTGCGAGAAGACAAGAGTCCTCAGACCAGAGAGAGGCGGGCGGAGATGCAGTCACAGACCAGGG CAGACAGAGCCCACCGGACAAGTGGGACTGTCACTGGAACGATACCTCAGACCCAGACAGGTGCCACGCAGACCGTGGAGCAGGACAGGAGCCATCAGACAGGAAGCGCCAGCATCCAGCCACGGGAGTCCAC AGAGGAAGAGACCCACAGCCAAGGCAAGAGTCAGACAAGCCAAGTGGTGACAGAAGGACACATTCAGACACAGGCAGGGTCACAAACCCAGACACACACCCAGACTATGGAGCAGGACAGGAGCCATCAGACAGGAAGCGCCAGCATCCAGCCACAGGAGTCCACCTGTGGCCAGACCAGAGAGACTGAGACCCACGGTCAAGACAGGCATCAGACAAGCC TTGTGACAGGAGGACACATTCAGACACAGGGAGGTGCCACCCAGGCtgtggagcaggagaggagccagACTGCAAGCCACACAGGGGCTAGAGAACAGAGCCAGACTCAGAAGCAGTCAGGCAGTGGTCAAAGATGGACACAAGTGATCAACTAGGAGGCAGGAGAGACAGTGCTGGGAGGACAGGCCCAGACTGGGGCAAGCACTGTGACAGGTGGACAGGACCGGAGCAGCACTCTCCCACCGTGCAGTGTgacaggagggcagggagagagtgaGCCCACCGTGGTTAAACGGGAGTGGGTTGATGACCACACGAGGGAGATAGTGATCCAAAGGCAGGACCAGGGCAGCCTGCACACCAGTGTGCCTTCAGCACAAGGCCAGGCAGTGGCCC TGGAAGGCAAGCGAGGCCTCACAGCCAGAGGGCTGTATTCCTACTTCAGAAGCAGCAAGCCATGA